In the genome of Aureimonas sp. OT7, one region contains:
- a CDS encoding amino acid ABC transporter permease, producing MFGLDYSWLLDPVYQRWLLRGIVTTLELAALSSAVAVIAGFLGALVLSLRIWWIDALLEPFVELFRNTPPLLQMLFFYFTLTQLGFRVEDPVTGLTVPLFSAFACAAISLSLFGAALCIEVFRAGLEAVPKATREAARSLGYGRWKLFANVELPIATRIALPSLANVLTNLFKTTSQASVIAVPELMYYAGQIYNDTFRTLEVMTFVLVVYVVLVSILAGAMNLLERAMAFPGYGKGS from the coding sequence TTGTTCGGACTCGATTATTCCTGGCTTCTGGATCCTGTCTACCAGCGATGGCTGCTTCGCGGCATCGTGACGACCCTTGAGCTTGCCGCCCTGTCGTCGGCCGTCGCGGTCATCGCAGGTTTCCTGGGAGCCCTCGTTCTTTCACTGCGCATCTGGTGGATCGATGCCCTGCTGGAGCCCTTCGTCGAGCTCTTTCGCAACACGCCGCCGCTGCTGCAGATGCTGTTCTTCTACTTCACGCTGACGCAACTCGGTTTCCGGGTCGAAGACCCAGTGACCGGGTTGACGGTGCCCTTGTTCAGCGCCTTCGCCTGCGCTGCCATCTCGCTGAGCCTGTTCGGCGCGGCGCTTTGCATCGAGGTCTTCCGCGCCGGCCTGGAAGCTGTTCCCAAGGCGACGCGCGAGGCGGCCCGCTCGCTCGGCTACGGACGCTGGAAACTGTTTGCGAACGTCGAGCTGCCGATCGCCACTCGCATCGCGCTTCCCTCGCTCGCCAACGTCCTGACCAACCTGTTCAAGACCACGTCGCAGGCATCGGTGATCGCCGTTCCCGAGCTGATGTACTACGCCGGCCAGATCTACAACGACACCTTCCGCACACTGGAGGTGATGACCTTTGTGCTGGTGGTCTACGTCGTCCTCGTCAGCATTCTGGCGGGCGCGATGAACCTCTTGGAGCGGGCGATGGCCTTTCCCGGTTACGGAAAGGGTTCGTAG
- a CDS encoding transporter substrate-binding domain-containing protein, translating to MRTCIGLLSATAISMALLTTTSLADTLADIKSRGTLSVGIKNDYPPYGFLDENGEIVGFEVELAKYVANELLGSPDKIELVPVVASNRIEFLNSGRIDVIFATLGVTDERRKVIDYTVEYVNSPGPSVFARKEAKFTEWEQLRGQSLCGIQGSYFNRHLTDAYGIQLVNFTSQPEAYRALMDNRCVGFVFDDMTLRQALKQSEWADYKIAVETYEYLPIAGGLRKNDAAFSEAVNAAIVKAEGEGKLIEWEAEFDMPQSDYLVERAEAARAAAN from the coding sequence ATGAGGACGTGCATCGGACTTCTGTCGGCGACCGCCATCTCCATGGCTTTGCTGACGACAACGTCGCTCGCGGACACGCTGGCCGACATCAAATCGCGCGGCACCCTGTCGGTGGGTATCAAGAACGACTATCCGCCCTACGGCTTCCTCGACGAGAATGGCGAGATCGTCGGCTTCGAGGTGGAACTGGCCAAGTATGTCGCCAACGAGTTGCTCGGATCTCCGGACAAGATCGAACTGGTGCCGGTTGTCGCCTCGAACCGCATCGAGTTTCTGAATTCCGGCCGCATCGACGTGATCTTCGCCACACTCGGTGTCACCGACGAGCGCAGGAAGGTCATCGACTATACGGTCGAATATGTGAACTCGCCCGGACCTTCGGTGTTTGCCCGCAAGGAGGCCAAGTTTACCGAGTGGGAACAATTGCGCGGCCAGAGCCTGTGTGGAATCCAGGGCTCTTACTTCAACCGTCACCTGACCGACGCGTACGGTATCCAGCTCGTCAACTTCACCTCGCAGCCCGAAGCATACCGCGCCCTGATGGACAATCGCTGCGTCGGCTTCGTCTTCGACGACATGACGCTGCGCCAGGCGCTCAAGCAAAGCGAATGGGCCGACTACAAGATCGCCGTCGAGACCTATGAGTACCTGCCGATTGCCGGCGGCCTGCGCAAGAACGACGCGGCATTCTCCGAAGCCGTCAACGCGGCGATCGTCAAGGCCGAGGGCGAGGGCAAGCTGATCGAGTGGGAGGCCGAATTCGACATGCCGCAATCCGACTACCTGGTCGAGCGCGCCGAGGCCGCTCGCGCCGCAGCCAACTGA